CGCCAGCCGGGGTGTTCCCTGGCAAAGTCTCAAAAGTTCGCCAGATGGAAACGGCCTGAGAAGGCGGGTCTTCAGCAATCCTACCCGATGCCCTCCGGCGCGCAGTTCGTCAATGGCCATTCGTGCCGTTGAGGTTACAGAACCTGAAGTAACGAGCAACAGGTCAAAGTCCTCACTGTCCGCCGGATAGCGCTCGATTAGTCCGTAAGAGCGGCCAAAAATGCGGCCGTAGAGGTCGTCCGCTTCCCGTGCCTTGTCGAGCGCTTCCTCCATTGCCAATTGCATCTTATAACGGAATTCCATATAGACATCGGCTCCAACAAGTCCACCGAAGGCGTGAGGATCTCTGGTATCGAGATAGACTTCGGGCTGATATCGAGGGAGATACTCTGCAGTGGCTTCAGGTCCGGGCACATCGACCGCTTCCGAGGTGTGCGACAGGAAAAAGGCATCGAGGACGATCATCGCCGGCAGGTTGACGGCTTCGGCTACCCGGTAAGCCTGGATCACCGTGTCGAGGACTTCCTGATTGGATTCGCAGTAGAACTGGATCCAACCGGTGTCGCGCTGAGCCAGGGAGTCGTTTTGATCGGCCCAGATCGACCAACCGGGAGCCATCGCCCGGTTGACATCGGCCATCACCACCGGAAGACGACCCAGCGCCGCCCAATGCAAAAGTTCGTGCATCAGCGCAAGCCCTTGCGCCGAGGTCGCGGTAAAGGTGCGCGCTCCGGCTGCTTGCGCGCCTATGCACCCGGCCATTGCCGAGTGCTCTGACTCCACCTTGATGAACTCAGCCGCGAGCATCTTGCGCGTGACAAGGTCGGCAAGTTCTTCGATAATGGTGGTCTGAGGCGTGATGGGATATGCCGAAACGACCTGCGCCTGTGCGCACATCACACCCCAGGCGACGGCTTGATTGCCGGTTAGGACTTTCTGCATTGCGTTGCGATTGCTGCTTCGAGTTCTCGGATTGGGAACCGGACTGGCCTTTTAGGAACGCCTGGCATGCATCGCCAGTTGCCGTGCGGCTTCACGAATCGGAAGCGTTCCGGCAGCCAAATGCTCCAGTGCGCCGTCCGGCAGGTTCTTCCAGAAGGACTGAACGACGAGCCGCTCGGCGTCGCTCCGGATTCGGGCGAGCCGTTGTTCCCTTCGTCTTTGCAGCAAAAAGCCCTCCATTTCTGCCCGCTGAAGCCAATCCTCTATATGATCGCAAAGTTCGACGACGCCATCGCCCGTTCGTGCCAGAGTGGATAGCACTCCCGGGACGCGCTGCGGCAGCGCGGCAGCAGACTTGCTCGGCTCGGCATCGAGGTCGGAATGATTTCCGAGCATCTCTACTGGGTCCTTGCCGCCGGAGAGGAGGCCATACTTCATTTCGAGCATCATCTCGAGGTCGCCGATGAACCGGTCGGCGCCTCGCAGGTCCTTCTT
This window of the Calditrichota bacterium genome carries:
- the porA gene encoding pyruvate ferredoxin oxidoreductase, coding for MQKVLTGNQAVAWGVMCAQAQVVSAYPITPQTTIIEELADLVTRKMLAAEFIKVESEHSAMAGCIGAQAAGARTFTATSAQGLALMHELLHWAALGRLPVVMADVNRAMAPGWSIWADQNDSLAQRDTGWIQFYCESNQEVLDTVIQAYRVAEAVNLPAMIVLDAFFLSHTSEAVDVPGPEATAEYLPRYQPEVYLDTRDPHAFGGLVGADVYMEFRYKMQLAMEEALDKAREADDLYGRIFGRSYGLIERYPADSEDFDLLLVTSGSVTSTARMAIDELRAGGHRVGLLKTRLLRPFPSGELLRLCQGTPRLAVIDRNVCVGMGGIWAQEVKAALYSANSGSKSANIARPDVFEYIAGLGGRDITPAVVRQIALDALERDSVPVKPVWVGLKE